From one Vicia villosa cultivar HV-30 ecotype Madison, WI unplaced genomic scaffold, Vvil1.0 ctg.000830F_1_1, whole genome shotgun sequence genomic stretch:
- the LOC131631470 gene encoding phosphatidylinositol 4-phosphate 5-kinase 1-like, producing MSDALVCNESEEVVTTAKNSIPEPEKENRQSPPAVIAGRSRSQGGGRRVTPTSFTVVSDGRSVVERVLPNGDFYVGSFSGNVPNGSGKYLWTDGCMYEGEWKRGKASGKGKFSWPSGATYEGEFKSGRMEGFGTFVGSDGDTYRGSWSSDRKHGFGQKRYANGDLYEGWWKRNVQDGQGRYAWKNGNEYVGEWRNGVISGKGQLVWVNGNRFEGQWENGVPKGQGVMKIQHGLNFKGSSCGGGGGGLLWNDSFAPVTMRKRSSVDTVSARGSVNDKSFPRICIWESEGEAGDITCDIVDNLEASMFYRDGTASEPDEFRKHPCCFSSEVKRPGETISKGHKNYELMLNLQLGIRYTVGKEASKLRELKPSDFESKEKFWTKFPSEGSKLTPPHQTAEFRWKDYCPVVFRHLRKLFQVDPADYMLAICGDDALRELSSPGKSGSVFYLTQDDRFMIKTVKKSEVKVLLRMLRSYYKHVSKYENSLVTKFFGVHCVKPIGGQKIRFIVMGNLFCSEYPIHRRFDLKGSSHGRATDKPEDEIDETTTLKDLDLNYVFRVQRNWYQDLIKQIEHDCEFLETEKIMDYSLLVGLHFRDDNTYDKMGLSPFLLRTGNQDSYHNEKFMRGYRFLEAELQDRDRVKSGRKSLIRLGANMPARAERLARRSDFDQYTSGGISHLNPYSSGETYDCVLYFGVIDILQDYDISKKLEHAYKSLQVDPTSISAVDPKLYSKRFRDFIGRIFIEDW from the exons ATGAGCGACGCGCTTGTGTGCAATGAATCTGAAGAAGTTGTTACTACCGCGAAGAACAGCATTCCGGAGCCGGAGAAGGAAAATAGACAGTCTCCACCGGCGGTGATTGCTGGAAGGAGTCGTTCTCAAGGAGGTGGCCGGAGAGTGACGCCGACGAGCTTTACGGTGGTTTCTGACGGTAGATCCGTCGTGGAGAGGGTTCTTCCTAACGGAGATTTCTATGTAGGAAGTTTCTCCGGCAACGTGCCGAATGGATCCGGTAAGTATCTGTGGACCGACGGTTGTATGTACGAAGGTGAATGGAAGCGAGGAAAAGCTTCGGGGAAAGGAAAATTTTCGTGGCCTTCTGGTGCGACTTACGAGGGAGAATTTAAGTCGGGTCGAATGGAAGGGTTTGGGACTTTCGTTGGATCCGACGGAGATACTTACCGCGGGTCATGGAGCTCCGACAGGAAGCACGGGTTCGGTCAGAAGCGTTACGCGAACGGCGATTTGTATGAAGGATGGTGGAAGCGTAACGTTCAGGACGGTCAGGGGCGTTACGCTTGGAAGAATGGAAATGAATACGTTGGAGAATGGCGTAACGGCGTTATTTCTGGTAAAGGTCAGTTGGTTTGGGTTAACGGAAACCGTTTCGAGGGTCAGTGGGAGAATGGTGTACCGAAAGGACAAGGAGTTATGAAGATTCAGCATGGTTTGAATTTCAAGGGTTCAAgctgtggtggtggtggtgggggATTGTTATGGAATGACAGTTTTGCCCCTGTGACGATGAGGAAGAGGTCCTCTGTTGATACTGTTAGTGCTAGAGGGAGTGTGAATGATAAGAGTTTTCCTAGGATTTGTATTTGGGAATCTGAAGGTGAAGCTGGTGATATCACTTGTGATATTGTTGATAATCTGGAAGCTTCCATGTTTTATCGTGATGGAACGGCGTCCGAGCCGGATGAATTTCGAAAGCATCCTTGCTGTTTCTCTTCTGAAGTTAAGAGACCGGGTGAAACTATTTCCAAAGGGCATAAGAATTATGAGTTGATGCTTAATTTGCAATTGGGGATTAG GTACACCGTTGGGAAGGAAGCGTCTAAGTTGCGAGAGCTTAAACCTAGTGATTTCGAATCTAAGGAGAAGTTCTGGACAAAGTTTCCATCTGAAGGATCTAAACTTACCCCGCCCCATCAAACTGCAGAGTTTCGATGGAAAGATTACTGCCCTGTGGTTTTTAG ACATTTGAGGAAGCTTTTTCAGGTTGATCCTGCTGATTACATGTTGGCTATATGTGGGGATGATGCTCTCCGAGAACTTTCCTCTCCCGGGAAAAGTGGAAGTGTCTTCTACTTGACCCAAGATGACAGATTCATGATTAAGACAGTGAAGAAATCTGAAGTCAAG GTCCTTCTTCGGATGCTTCGAAGCTATTACAAACACGTGTCTAAATATGAGAATTCACTCGTGACAAAATTCTTCGGGGTACATTGTGTGAAACCAATTGGAGGCCAGAAG ATCCGTTTTATTGTAATGGGAAATCTTTTCTGCTCTGAATATCCAATTCATagaagatttgatttgaaaggatCTTCACATGGTCGTGCAACAGACAAACCTGAGGATGAGATTGATGAAACTACCACCCTCAAGGACCTTGATCTGAATTATGTGTTTCGGGTTCAAAGGAATTGGTACCAGGATCTTATTAA ACAAATTGAGCATGATTGCGAGTTTTTGGAAACCGAGAAAATTATGGATTACAGTCTCTTGGTTGGCCTTCATTTTCGCGATGACAACACGTATGACAAAATGGGGCTGTCACCTTTTCTTTTACGCACCG gcAATCAGGATTCGTATCATAATGAGAAGTTCATGCGTGGTTACCGTTTTCTTGAAGCAGAGCTGCAAGATAGGGATCGAGTTAAATCTGGAAG GAAATCATTAATTAGGCTAGGAGCCAATATGCCAGCAAGAGCCGAGCGACTAGCAAGGAGGAGTGATTTTGATCAATACACCAGTGGCGGAATCAGCCATTTGAACCCTTATAGCAGCGGCGAGACTTATGATTGCGTTTTATATTTTGGAGTTATCGATATTTTGCAAGACTACGATATTAGCAAGAAGCTTGAACATGCTTACAAGTCCTTGCAAGTTGACCCTACTTCAATTTCCGCCGTAGATCCAAAGCTATACTCAAAAAGGTTTCGAGATTTTATAGGGAGAATATTCATTGAAGATTGGTAG